A genomic segment from Pseudobacteriovorax antillogorgiicola encodes:
- a CDS encoding TIGR02147 family protein — protein sequence MTDKAVQVLEDIFNDRLTKRNKYSLRKYAEDLNLSPSFLGRILKGKRRLSLEKAFEIADRLGLDSKKRELFFNYVRSPSDTFKKDNRIDPKYLTENAFTIVSVWYHYAITELTYKPGFDNTIDQIADSLGISKGNAKMAVDRLLRVKMLSRDQNGRLVKTNQNFATKDIPSEALRSRHKQVLEKAHRAIDSQDFDERINTGMTFCIDKKKIPEARKKIFDFVQEMSVLMENGDKDEVYELSVSLFSLEQ from the coding sequence ATGACAGATAAGGCTGTTCAGGTTCTAGAGGACATTTTTAACGACAGGCTGACGAAACGAAACAAGTATTCTTTGAGAAAGTATGCTGAAGACTTAAACCTAAGTCCAAGCTTCCTGGGTCGTATATTGAAAGGCAAACGTAGACTTTCACTAGAAAAAGCATTTGAAATTGCCGATAGATTGGGGTTGGATAGTAAGAAACGAGAACTATTCTTCAACTATGTTAGATCTCCATCGGATACCTTTAAAAAAGATAATAGAATAGATCCTAAATACTTAACAGAAAATGCGTTTACAATAGTATCTGTTTGGTACCACTATGCTATTACTGAGCTAACTTACAAACCAGGCTTCGACAATACGATTGACCAGATAGCTGACAGCCTCGGAATATCTAAAGGTAATGCGAAAATGGCAGTCGACCGACTGCTTCGAGTTAAAATGCTTTCAAGGGATCAAAATGGTAGGCTAGTTAAAACTAATCAGAACTTTGCAACTAAGGATATACCTTCTGAGGCTTTAAGAAGTCGGCACAAACAAGTCTTAGAAAAAGCACATAGAGCAATCGATTCTCAGGACTTTGATGAAAGAATAAACACAGGTATGACGTTCTGTATCGATAAAAAGAAAATCCCTGAAGCTAGAAAAAAAATCTTCGATTTTGTTCAAGAAATGAGTGTTTTGATGGAAAATGGGGACAAAGATGAAGTTTATGAACTTTCTGTTTCCTTGTTTTCCCTCGAACAGTGA